From a region of the Archangium lipolyticum genome:
- a CDS encoding aldo/keto reductase, with amino-acid sequence MSKRKLGNTGIQVSALGLGGWTIGGPFRGGTDEWGYGPVDDRESIQAIHRAVDLGVTFFDTAANYGAGHSERILGKALGSHRSSVVIATKFGYRVLDDQKLVDGPEVHQEAIRRSCEASLRRLGTEYIDLFLFHVGDHPADQVDEVLDTLESLVAEGHIRAYGWSTDDPVRARAFTAGKHCAAIQHQLNIFEDNPEMLRLCEEIGMASINRGPLAMGLLTGKYARGARFDSTDIRGANVPWMKYFQNGQPNPEWLARLEQVKDILTSQGRTLAQGALAWLWAHSPVTLPIPGFRTVAQAEENARALEFGPLTPRQMQEIDRILGREDFRAPSRGSGAESARGGSAA; translated from the coding sequence ATGTCTAAACGCAAGCTGGGAAACACAGGCATTCAGGTCAGCGCCCTCGGACTGGGCGGATGGACCATCGGAGGCCCCTTCCGGGGCGGCACCGACGAATGGGGTTACGGACCGGTGGACGACCGGGAATCCATCCAGGCGATCCATAGGGCGGTCGACCTGGGCGTGACCTTCTTTGACACCGCTGCCAATTATGGGGCTGGGCACAGTGAGAGGATTCTGGGAAAAGCCCTCGGCAGCCACAGGTCCAGCGTGGTGATCGCCACGAAGTTCGGCTACCGGGTGCTGGACGACCAGAAGCTGGTAGACGGTCCGGAGGTCCATCAGGAAGCCATCCGCCGCTCCTGCGAGGCCAGCCTGCGCAGGTTGGGTACGGAATACATCGACCTGTTCCTGTTCCATGTGGGCGACCATCCCGCGGATCAGGTGGATGAGGTGCTGGACACCCTGGAATCCCTGGTGGCGGAGGGCCACATCCGCGCCTATGGATGGAGCACCGATGATCCGGTGCGGGCCAGGGCTTTCACCGCCGGAAAGCACTGTGCGGCCATCCAGCACCAGCTCAACATCTTCGAGGACAATCCTGAAATGCTCAGGCTCTGCGAGGAGATTGGCATGGCCAGCATCAACCGGGGTCCTCTGGCAATGGGCCTGCTGACCGGAAAATACGCCAGAGGTGCACGCTTCGACTCCACCGACATTCGCGGTGCCAACGTACCCTGGATGAAGTACTTCCAGAACGGTCAGCCCAATCCTGAATGGCTTGCCCGCCTGGAGCAGGTGAAGGACATCCTCACCTCCCAGGGCCGGACCCTTGCCCAGGGCGCACTGGCCTGGCTGTGGGCACACAGCCCGGTGACCCTGCCAATTCCGGGATTCCGCACGGTAGCGCAGGCGGAGGAAAATGCCCGCGCCCTGGAATTCGGACCACTGACCCCGCGGCAGATGCAGGAGATCGACCGGATCCTCGGACGGGAGGATTTCAGGGCCCCCTCGCGCGGGAGCGGAGCTGAATCCGCAAGAGGCGGGTCCGCCGCCTGA
- a CDS encoding acyl-CoA dehydrogenase family protein, which produces MSNKKTWGDQEFWGLGFEFDPQWLLTDEQKKLQAALIDLCRTTLRVNAVESDKKLVYPRKNLEALAKLGLLGLIVPKELGGMGQNHVCAAMVVETIARYGCASTAMCYTMHLGAVAAGLLRHHDNPVLQDIFKRVDRDCLIGTLSYSDPETGSHFWYPVSSSAEETPTGWRVRKKASWTTSGGFADWYIVQTTSPDFGGNYANLSCFLIMSDEVKSDPANWDGLGLRGNQSGPIEIDNVEIPRNRLVGPIGDGATSNDECVDPFFLLCSSACWNGIALGMIDIAKKHTTGKTHVDVGMRVADYPTIQDYVGECIMDTNAARALDYQLGQALDEATNNCDWFLHKDPATLLRTQFLHWMWQVKFIAAKNVAHVSDKMLHACGGTAYKPALGIERYLRDAKAGWVMGPTNEVLRQFVGKMALLGTQSLDYWNQTINERVLNNELKKLDADGKRQLAEKLLAEANGRKSSAA; this is translated from the coding sequence ATGAGCAACAAGAAGACGTGGGGAGATCAGGAGTTCTGGGGCTTGGGATTCGAGTTCGATCCACAATGGCTCCTGACCGACGAGCAGAAGAAGCTCCAGGCGGCGCTGATCGACCTTTGCCGGACCACGCTGCGCGTGAACGCCGTGGAGAGCGACAAGAAGCTTGTCTATCCGCGCAAGAACCTCGAGGCCCTGGCGAAGCTCGGCCTGCTCGGCCTCATCGTGCCGAAAGAACTGGGGGGGATGGGCCAGAACCACGTCTGTGCCGCGATGGTCGTCGAGACCATCGCGCGCTACGGCTGTGCGAGCACCGCCATGTGTTACACCATGCACCTGGGCGCGGTCGCCGCCGGTCTCCTCCGCCATCACGACAACCCGGTGCTGCAGGACATCTTCAAGCGCGTCGACAGGGACTGTCTCATCGGCACGCTGTCCTATTCCGACCCTGAAACCGGCTCGCACTTCTGGTATCCGGTCTCGTCGAGCGCCGAAGAGACACCGACGGGCTGGCGGGTGCGCAAGAAAGCCTCCTGGACCACCTCGGGCGGTTTCGCTGACTGGTACATCGTGCAGACCACCAGTCCCGATTTCGGCGGCAACTACGCGAACCTCTCCTGCTTCCTCATCATGAGCGACGAGGTGAAGTCCGATCCCGCCAACTGGGACGGTCTGGGGCTGCGCGGCAATCAATCCGGCCCGATAGAAATCGACAATGTGGAGATTCCGAGGAACCGGCTGGTCGGCCCGATCGGTGACGGCGCGACTTCCAACGACGAGTGCGTCGATCCCTTCTTCCTCCTGTGCTCGTCCGCCTGCTGGAATGGCATCGCGCTGGGCATGATCGACATCGCGAAGAAACATACGACCGGGAAGACCCACGTCGATGTCGGCATGCGCGTCGCCGACTACCCGACCATCCAGGACTACGTCGGCGAGTGCATCATGGACACCAACGCCGCACGCGCCCTCGACTATCAACTGGGCCAGGCCCTGGATGAGGCCACCAACAACTGCGACTGGTTCCTGCACAAGGATCCCGCCACCCTGCTCCGCACCCAGTTCCTGCACTGGATGTGGCAGGTGAAGTTCATCGCCGCGAAGAACGTCGCGCACGTCTCGGACAAGATGCTGCATGCCTGCGGCGGCACGGCCTACAAGCCGGCGCTTGGCATCGAACGCTATCTGCGTGACGCCAAGGCGGGCTGGGTCATGGGCCCGACCAACGAAGTGCTGCGTCAGTTCGTCGGCAAGATGGCCCTGCTCGGCACGCAGTCACTCGATTACTGGAACCAGACGATCAACGAGCGCGTGTTGAACAACGAGTTGAAGAAGCTCGACGCCGACGGCAAGCGCCAACTCGCCGAGAAGTTGCTCGCCGAAGCCAACGGTAGGAAGTCCTCGGCCGCCTGA
- a CDS encoding alpha/beta fold hydrolase, protein MPGATLHDGSTLEFEVFGEGPALLLPVNPRPVEGERAELLRAYGNDPALGKHLIEGLQERLRVIAFDYEGHVLREPKPDTLTPENIVKDVLAVAQAAGASRFAYYGYSWLGLVGLQLALRTDRLSALVMGGFPPLGGPYREMLRVTLAAHENAGRQANGDEWSTEGISKEQTKQFVTLYTALQSFDDSAIQSRLRCSRLCFAGSRDEIRYGKEWGDVLVSLAGPLLQRRSELEALGWEVRLLDGLDHTAAMQPGNVLPILRSWLLEAHSS, encoded by the coding sequence ATGCCTGGAGCCACCCTGCACGATGGAAGCACGTTGGAGTTCGAGGTCTTCGGAGAGGGCCCCGCGCTGCTGCTGCCGGTGAATCCCAGGCCTGTCGAGGGGGAACGGGCGGAGCTGCTGCGCGCCTATGGCAACGACCCCGCCCTGGGGAAGCACCTCATCGAAGGGCTCCAGGAGCGCCTGCGCGTGATCGCCTTCGACTACGAAGGTCACGTGCTCCGCGAGCCGAAGCCGGACACGCTGACGCCAGAGAACATCGTCAAGGATGTACTGGCGGTGGCGCAGGCGGCGGGTGCGTCACGGTTCGCGTACTACGGGTACTCGTGGTTGGGGCTGGTGGGACTGCAGCTCGCGCTCCGAACCGACCGGCTCTCCGCCCTGGTGATGGGTGGCTTTCCGCCGCTGGGGGGCCCCTACCGCGAGATGCTCCGCGTCACCCTCGCGGCCCACGAGAACGCGGGACGGCAGGCCAACGGTGACGAATGGTCCACCGAAGGGATTTCGAAAGAGCAGACGAAGCAGTTCGTCACCCTCTACACCGCCCTCCAGTCCTTCGACGACTCGGCGATCCAATCGCGGCTCCGGTGTTCGCGGCTGTGCTTCGCCGGGAGCAGGGACGAAATCCGTTACGGCAAGGAGTGGGGCGACGTGCTCGTCAGCCTGGCGGGGCCCCTGCTCCAAAGACGCTCGGAGCTCGAGGCGCTCGGGTGGGAGGTCCGCCTCCTCGACGGGCTGGACCACACCGCGGCCATGCAGCCCGGGAACGTGCTGCCAATCCTGCGATCGTGGCTGCTCGAGGCTCACTCCAGCTGA
- a CDS encoding PadR family transcriptional regulator — translation MSVVRLFVLGVVRLRGQAHGYAVHRELGTWRIDTWTRVRPGSIYHSLKQLTKEGKLRALGVEESAEGPGRELFSLTREGEAEFLERLEAALSSFDLEELGAGVAFMTALPRTRVLALLRSQHQRATAACEGLEKMLPMFPQRAEPPHTADLLTLWTGSVAAVARFTEGLIARLEAGEYTMAGE, via the coding sequence ATGAGCGTCGTGCGGCTGTTCGTCCTGGGAGTGGTGCGCCTGCGCGGACAGGCCCATGGTTACGCCGTGCACCGTGAGCTCGGCACGTGGCGGATAGACACCTGGACGCGCGTCCGGCCCGGTTCCATCTACCACTCGCTCAAGCAGCTCACGAAAGAGGGGAAGTTGCGCGCGCTGGGGGTGGAAGAGAGCGCCGAGGGGCCCGGCCGTGAGCTCTTCTCGCTCACCCGCGAGGGGGAGGCCGAATTCCTGGAGCGCCTCGAGGCGGCGTTGTCGAGCTTCGATCTCGAGGAGCTGGGCGCGGGTGTGGCGTTCATGACCGCCCTGCCTCGCACGCGGGTGCTCGCCCTGCTGCGCTCACAGCATCAGCGAGCGACCGCAGCCTGCGAGGGCCTCGAGAAGATGCTGCCCATGTTCCCCCAGCGCGCCGAGCCGCCGCACACCGCGGACCTGCTCACACTCTGGACCGGTAGCGTGGCGGCGGTCGCCAGGTTCACCGAGGGGCTCATCGCCCGGCTCGAAGCGGGCGAGTACACAATGGCGGGCGAGTGA
- a CDS encoding DUF1989 domain-containing protein, which yields MNAAVPRGLRVPGLRTLPVGVERYVVPGGGSIVVALSAGDRLRVLDPEGRQPGELVVFDARGQSRPELLGVTTSSRADGLLSLLEASGNEGEGVISALARRGVALRDARAIPVFGFDTPAGASVSYVAEASAICAVVSVGGPMAVDAHDAPTELVVFIDRAQPAARRLVEPPEPLAEPRLDLRVDRATALAYEAFEGEYIQIIDIEGRQCSDFLAFDRACLEAGLEIGIDPTSTRSLTGKVYPGPGLHSKFFGQDLQPLVEVVQDTCGRHDTFGLACFARFYEDKGYFGHANCSDNFNAVLAPYGLRTRPGWTAINLFYNTFLDAQNAIYLDDPWSRPGDYVLMRASRDLVCGSSACPDDIDPTNAWNPTDIQVRVYPARNLFKKAIAFRMTPDAEPRLTKETGFHPRTSLLTRNLVEYRGYWLPACYTGKGPTEEYYACREKAVVMDLSPLRKFEVLGPDAEALLQLTLTRDIRRVGVGHVVYSAMCYPTGGMIDDGTLFRLGADNFRWICGEEYGGVWLREQAERRGLRVWVKSSTDQLHNIAVQGPNSREILREVVWTGATQPTLDELGWFRFLIGRIGGPTGIPIIVSRTGYTGELGYEVWCHPTQAPAVWDAVWKAGEPRGLMPLGLDALNMLRIEAGLIFAGYEFNDQTDPFEAGIGFTVPLKSKEEDFIGREALMERKAHPQRQLVGLELEGNEPAGHGDRVYAGRAQIGTVTSGTRSPLLRKNIALARMDVKYVAMGTEVEIGKLDGHQKRIPATVVRFPFYDPDKSRVRA from the coding sequence ATGAATGCCGCTGTGCCCCGTGGCCTGCGGGTGCCAGGCTTGCGCACCTTGCCGGTGGGCGTCGAGCGCTACGTCGTCCCTGGTGGCGGCTCCATCGTCGTCGCGCTGTCCGCCGGAGATCGGCTGCGTGTGCTCGATCCCGAGGGCCGCCAACCGGGCGAGCTCGTGGTCTTCGATGCTCGAGGGCAATCGCGACCGGAGTTGCTGGGCGTGACGACCTCGAGCCGAGCGGACGGTCTGTTGAGTCTGCTCGAGGCCTCCGGCAACGAGGGAGAGGGTGTCATCTCGGCGCTGGCGCGGCGGGGGGTCGCGCTGCGGGACGCACGCGCCATTCCGGTGTTTGGGTTCGACACACCGGCGGGTGCCTCCGTGTCATACGTCGCCGAGGCCTCGGCCATTTGCGCCGTGGTCTCGGTCGGCGGGCCAATGGCCGTGGACGCGCACGATGCTCCGACCGAGCTCGTCGTCTTCATCGACCGCGCACAACCGGCCGCGCGCCGGCTCGTGGAACCCCCCGAACCCCTGGCCGAACCTCGGCTCGATCTCCGCGTCGACCGCGCGACCGCGCTCGCCTATGAGGCGTTCGAAGGCGAGTACATCCAGATCATCGACATCGAGGGCCGTCAGTGTTCGGACTTCCTGGCCTTCGATCGCGCGTGCCTCGAGGCAGGCCTCGAGATTGGCATCGATCCGACGTCGACGCGCTCGCTGACCGGCAAGGTCTACCCTGGCCCGGGGCTGCACTCGAAGTTCTTCGGCCAGGATCTGCAACCCCTGGTGGAGGTCGTCCAGGACACCTGCGGGCGTCACGACACCTTCGGACTGGCATGCTTCGCCAGGTTCTACGAAGACAAAGGCTACTTCGGCCACGCCAACTGTTCGGACAACTTCAACGCCGTGCTGGCACCGTACGGCTTGAGGACACGTCCTGGCTGGACGGCCATCAATCTCTTCTACAACACCTTCCTGGACGCCCAGAACGCCATCTATCTGGATGACCCCTGGTCGAGGCCGGGTGATTACGTGCTGATGCGGGCCTCGCGCGACCTGGTGTGCGGCTCATCGGCCTGTCCCGACGACATCGATCCGACCAATGCCTGGAACCCGACCGACATCCAGGTGCGTGTCTACCCGGCCAGGAATCTCTTCAAGAAAGCGATTGCCTTCAGAATGACTCCCGACGCGGAACCCAGACTCACCAAGGAAACCGGCTTCCATCCGCGCACCTCACTGCTCACACGCAACCTGGTGGAATACCGTGGCTACTGGCTCCCGGCTTGTTACACCGGCAAGGGACCGACCGAGGAGTACTACGCGTGTCGCGAGAAGGCGGTGGTGATGGACCTGTCGCCGTTGCGCAAATTCGAGGTCCTCGGTCCGGATGCCGAGGCCCTGCTGCAACTCACACTGACGCGCGACATCCGCCGTGTCGGCGTGGGCCACGTGGTCTACAGCGCCATGTGCTACCCGACCGGCGGCATGATCGACGACGGAACGCTGTTCCGGCTCGGCGCCGACAATTTCCGCTGGATCTGCGGTGAGGAATACGGCGGCGTATGGCTGCGCGAACAAGCCGAACGACGTGGCCTGCGCGTCTGGGTCAAGTCGTCCACGGATCAGCTTCACAACATCGCGGTGCAGGGCCCGAACAGCCGGGAGATCCTGCGCGAAGTGGTGTGGACGGGAGCCACGCAGCCCACCCTGGACGAGCTCGGCTGGTTCCGCTTCCTCATCGGACGCATCGGCGGACCGACTGGCATTCCGATCATCGTCTCGCGGACCGGCTATACCGGCGAGCTCGGCTACGAGGTCTGGTGTCACCCGACGCAGGCGCCCGCGGTGTGGGACGCCGTCTGGAAGGCCGGCGAGCCGCGCGGCCTCATGCCCCTGGGTCTGGATGCGCTCAACATGCTGCGCATCGAAGCCGGGCTGATCTTCGCCGGTTACGAATTCAACGATCAGACCGACCCCTTCGAGGCAGGCATTGGATTCACCGTACCACTCAAGAGCAAGGAGGAGGACTTCATCGGTCGCGAGGCCTTGATGGAGCGCAAGGCACATCCGCAGCGCCAGCTGGTCGGGCTGGAGCTCGAAGGCAACGAGCCAGCGGGTCACGGTGACCGCGTGTATGCCGGCCGAGCACAGATAGGCACCGTCACCAGCGGTACGCGCTCGCCCCTGCTGCGCAAGAACATCGCGCTGGCACGCATGGACGTGAAGTACGTGGCGATGGGGACCGAAGTCGAGATTGGCAAGCTCGACGGTCACCAGAAGCGCATTCCGGCAACCGTCGTACGATTTCCCTTCTATGACCCGGACAAGAGCCGGGTACGCGCCTGA
- a CDS encoding GAF domain-containing protein — protein sequence MAIRRLLGELVEAERARVRGDRWQAVELYQAAIEGAREQGFIREEAVANERIGLFWETQHKPEYARMHLKRARQLYDAWGAQGKVAALAKHISRTEFPEPPVGSSSDLGSGQSSTVPTFNLDLLSIIRAARAISSELVQAELLHTMLRIIQENAGAQYAALVDFQEGVGWLIRGQTQMEQRAPEELPESVLNYVRRTLKPVVIDDASIQSPYADDAVVRSRGLHSVLCLPLIHRERQHGILYLENSLSTHAFSEARQDIVEILASQAAVALDNAALYHHLTERNRALETSRSAISAKNAIGEMPPEANPCTRISIRQDENHTTVAVVDNGVGFDEGLKEKLFASGFTTREGGHGYGLHSAAVSVQSLGGKIEAHSDGPGHGARFQFVLPRNRNAAASKAHRSQGGHE from the coding sequence ATGGCGATCCGCCGCCTCCTGGGAGAGCTGGTAGAGGCGGAGCGGGCTCGCGTCCGCGGAGACCGCTGGCAAGCCGTTGAGCTCTACCAGGCCGCCATCGAGGGTGCCCGCGAGCAGGGATTCATCCGGGAAGAGGCTGTAGCCAACGAGCGCATCGGCCTCTTCTGGGAGACTCAGCACAAGCCGGAGTATGCACGCATGCACCTGAAGCGCGCGCGACAGCTCTATGATGCCTGGGGGGCCCAGGGCAAGGTTGCCGCGCTGGCGAAGCACATTTCGCGGACTGAATTCCCGGAGCCCCCCGTCGGCTCCAGCTCCGATTTGGGTTCCGGCCAGTCCTCGACGGTTCCCACCTTCAATCTCGATCTCCTCTCCATCATCCGGGCAGCCCGCGCCATCTCGAGCGAGCTCGTCCAGGCCGAACTCCTCCACACGATGCTGCGCATCATCCAGGAGAATGCCGGCGCCCAGTATGCGGCTCTCGTGGACTTCCAGGAGGGAGTGGGCTGGCTCATCCGCGGCCAGACCCAGATGGAGCAGCGCGCGCCCGAAGAGCTGCCTGAGAGCGTGCTCAACTACGTCCGCCGCACGCTCAAGCCCGTCGTCATTGACGATGCCAGCATCCAGAGTCCCTATGCCGATGACGCAGTGGTGCGCAGCCGAGGATTGCACTCGGTGCTATGCCTCCCCCTCATCCATCGCGAGCGCCAGCACGGGATTCTCTACCTCGAGAATTCGCTCTCGACCCACGCATTCAGCGAAGCACGCCAGGACATCGTCGAGATCCTCGCGTCCCAGGCCGCGGTCGCCCTGGACAATGCCGCTCTGTATCACCATCTGACGGAGCGGAATCGTGCATTGGAGACCTCTCGCAGCGCCATCTCGGCGAAGAACGCGATAGGGGAGATGCCCCCCGAAGCAAATCCATGCACCAGGATCTCGATCCGACAGGACGAGAACCATACGACGGTGGCCGTGGTTGATAATGGGGTGGGTTTTGATGAAGGATTGAAAGAGAAGCTCTTCGCCTCTGGTTTCACCACCAGGGAAGGTGGCCACGGCTATGGACTGCACAGCGCCGCAGTGAGTGTCCAGTCACTCGGCGGGAAGATAGAGGCGCACAGCGATGGACCGGGCCATGGAGCAAGGTTTCAGTTCGTTCTGCCGCGCAACCGGAATGCCGCAGCCAGCAAGGCGCATCGGAGCCAGGGCGGGCATGAATAG